A section of the Rhodobacter sp. genome encodes:
- the glmU gene encoding bifunctional UDP-N-acetylglucosamine diphosphorylase/glucosamine-1-phosphate N-acetyltransferase GlmU, whose translation MPVSLVLLAAGLGSRMNSERPKVLHPLGGAPLLAHALRAGTMLAPDRVVVVTGHGAEAVAQVARAHEPDVQIAHQAEQKGTAHAVAQARAALDGFRGDVVVLYGDTPFVRPETLEAMLEARARHAVVVLGFEAADPGRYGRLVMQGDSLERIVEFKDATASERAITLCNSGVICADRLTLFELIDAVGSENAAGEFYLTDIVAIARQKGHSVGVVRCDEAETLGINTRAELATAEEAFQRRMRAEALDNGVTLIAPETIHFALDTVIGRDAVVGPNVVFGPGVTVESEATIRAFCHLEGCHVSRGAQVGPFARLRPGAELAEDVHVGNFVEIKNAILDEGAKVNHLSYIGDADVGEKTNIGAGTITCNYDGVFKHRTVIGKRAFIGSDTMLVAPVTVGDDAMTGSGSVITQDVPAGALALERSKQETKPGLAIRLMDRLKALKARKNGV comes from the coding sequence ATGCCCGTTTCGCTTGTCCTTCTCGCCGCCGGCCTTGGCAGCCGCATGAACTCCGAGCGGCCCAAGGTCCTGCACCCGTTGGGCGGTGCGCCGCTGCTGGCCCACGCGCTGCGCGCCGGCACGATGCTGGCACCCGACCGCGTGGTGGTGGTCACCGGCCACGGTGCCGAGGCGGTGGCGCAGGTTGCCCGCGCGCACGAGCCCGACGTGCAGATCGCGCATCAGGCGGAACAGAAGGGCACGGCCCATGCCGTCGCGCAGGCCCGCGCGGCGCTCGACGGGTTTCGCGGCGACGTGGTGGTGCTATACGGCGACACCCCCTTTGTCCGCCCCGAGACGCTGGAGGCGATGCTCGAGGCCCGCGCGCGCCACGCGGTCGTCGTGCTGGGGTTCGAGGCAGCCGACCCCGGGCGCTACGGGCGGCTGGTGATGCAGGGCGACAGCCTGGAACGGATCGTCGAATTCAAGGATGCGACCGCGTCGGAACGCGCCATCACGCTGTGTAATTCGGGCGTCATCTGCGCCGACAGACTTACACTTTTCGAACTTATCGACGCGGTCGGCAGCGAGAATGCGGCAGGGGAATTCTACTTGACCGACATTGTCGCCATTGCCAGACAAAAGGGCCACAGCGTCGGCGTGGTGCGCTGCGACGAGGCCGAGACGCTGGGCATCAACACCCGCGCCGAACTGGCCACCGCCGAGGAGGCGTTTCAGCGCCGGATGCGGGCCGAGGCGCTGGACAACGGCGTCACGCTGATCGCGCCCGAGACGATCCATTTCGCCCTGGACACAGTCATCGGCCGCGACGCGGTGGTCGGCCCCAACGTGGTTTTCGGTCCCGGCGTCACCGTGGAATCCGAGGCCACGATCCGCGCCTTCTGCCACCTCGAGGGCTGCCATGTCAGCCGCGGGGCGCAGGTCGGCCCCTTTGCCCGCCTGCGCCCGGGCGCCGAACTGGCCGAGGACGTGCATGTCGGCAATTTCGTCGAGATCAAGAACGCGATCCTGGACGAGGGTGCCAAGGTCAACCATCTGTCCTATATCGGCGACGCCGACGTGGGCGAGAAGACCAACATCGGGGCGGGCACCATCACCTGCAATTATGACGGCGTGTTCAAGCATCGCACGGTGATCGGCAAGCGCGCCTTCATCGGGTCGGACACGATGCTGGTGGCGCCGGTGACGGTGGGGGATGACGCGATGACGGGCTCGGGCTCGGTCATCACGCAGGATGTGCCGGCCGGCGCGCTGGCGCTGGAACGTTCGAAACAGGAAACCAAACCGGGGCTGGCGATCCGCCTTATGGATCGGCTCAAGGCGCTCAAAGCCAGGAAGAACGGGGTCTGA